The following proteins come from a genomic window of Trichoplusia ni isolate ovarian cell line Hi5 chromosome 28, tn1, whole genome shotgun sequence:
- the LOC113506067 gene encoding uncharacterized protein LOC113506067: protein MDCKRDNVKNMPAATHAPVRDVTPTSEHPSNNLQQQQNRQPAALLCAQANNDPLDLSNLRAAMPPCNRPAEALWQVFERKSRSKKDTLARQTTQAPSTSRREDLEKLSRGQRRRRARAERLRRLEEAVAGRAQPVVPRPMAPARSAMAKAAPASEPNQGAGPSSAASAGLNFAAGDAKGVGASCGRPGEPGVARTTPRGKRGGRPRWVRLEEAALESRPANGGKRARPDDSLTPREKDKRAKFNRSSIGPGAVNYADALRSNDLCVAVRYDPHRAITEEQYQLIQEKIMEEYDATVFSSDPTVRTPAFRGRTFLSDGVIKMWCEDEFALDWLRRTASRMSSPLPGTKLVVCRQKDIPQRIRGAIYVPDFTDGDVDRLRIRLHKTNADTYDINSWCLYSAQRTPGCDGIRLLLGIPTQEAEILKQKERRLRYKLGSVYVKFIDDRDTDDAKGEKAPVTNATSNEPLNLASSEATGAPKKAATSVLRHPGPSVDREMSADPPARPRESTPEAVDWWRRIENEAREEMLLGSDGLDSSPTNPR from the coding sequence ATGGATTGCAAAAGGGACAACGTAAAAAACATGCCGGCAGCGACTCACGCGCCGGTGAGGGATGTGACACCAACCAGTGAACATCCCTCCAACAACCTCCAACAGCAACAGAACCGACAGCCTGCTGCGCTCCTGTGCGCGCAGGCGAACAATGACCCGTTGGATCTGTCCAACCTCAGAGCTGCCATGCCGCCCTGCAACCGTCCTGCGGAAGCACTGTGGCAGGTGTTCGAGAGGAAGAGCAGATCTAAGAAGGACACGCTGGCCAGGCAGACCACACAGGCGCCGAGTACCTCCAGAAGGGAAGACCTCGAGAAACTCTCGAGAGGCCAGCGCAGACGAAGAGCGCGCGCTGAGCGGCTGCGCCGGCTTGAGGAGGCGGTCGCGGGGAGGGCACAGCCAGTGGTCCCCCGACCAATGGCCCCGGCGAGGTCAGCGATGGCCAAAGCCGCCCCGGCGTCTGAGCCGAACCAAGGCGCGGGACCCAGTTCCGCTGCCAGCGCGGGATTAAATTTTGCTGCAGGTGACGCGAAAGGCGTGGGGGCTTCTTGCGGCCGCCCCGGAGAGCCTGGCGTAGCAAGAACAACCCCGCGTGGAAAACGCGGGGGCAGACCAAGATGGGTGAGACTGGAGGAGGCCGCGCTGGAATCTCGACCGGCGAACGGGGGTAAGAGGGCTAGGCCCGACGACTCCCTGACGCCGCGAGAGAAAGATAAGCGCGCCAAATTCAACCGATCGTCCATAGGACCAGGGGCGGTCAACTACGCCGACGCGCTGAGATCTAACGACCTCTGCGTGGCCGTGCGGTATGACCCCCATCGCGCTATCACAGAGGAGCAGTACCAGCTCATCCAGGAGAAAATCATGGAGGAGTATGACGCGACTGTCTTCTCTAGCGACCCCACGGTGCGGACACCAGCGTTCAGAGGAAGAACCTTCCTCAGCGACGGCGTCATTAAGATGTGGTGCGAGGATGAGTTTGCCCTGGACTGGTTGCGTCGCACCGCAAGCAGGATGTCTTCGCCGCTGCCCGGCACCAAGCTGGTAGTATGCCGGCAGAAAGATATCCCCCAACGCATCAGGGGGGCGATCTACGTCCCCGACTTCACGGACGGCGACGTAGACCGCCTCCGCATCCGTCTGCATAAGACGAACGCCGACACCTACGATATCAACAGCTGGTGTCTATATAGCGCGCAGCGTACGCCCGGATGCGACGGGATCAGACTACTGCTGGGGATACCCACGCAGGAGGCCGAGATCCTGAAGCAAAAGGAGCGGCGCCTGCGCTACAAGCTGGGGTCAGTCTATGTGAAGTTCATAGACGACCGGGACACGGATGACGCCAAGGGGGAGAAGGCGCCCGTCACCAACGCGACGAGCAACGAGCCCCTTAACCTCGCCTCCAGCGAGGCCACAGGAGCTCCAAAAAAAGCGGCCACCAGCGTCCTGCGACACCCGGGTCCATCCGTGGATCGGGAGATGTCCGCAGACCCGCCAGCCCGACCCCGGGAATCCACCCCGGAGGCCGTCGACTGGTGGAGACGCATAGAAAACGAGGCGAGGGAGGAGATGCTGCTGGGTAGCGATGGACTCGACAGCTCCCCGACCAACCCCCGTTAA
- the LOC113506015 gene encoding piggyBac transposable element-derived protein 3-like: MYFGRHGCKQHIHGKPIRFGFKAWVAATRLGYCIQADLYEGRSEVRETGLGEHVVTKLTQAVQNVYPDCAFSVFCDNFFTSPSLLSSLQTKNVKITGTVRQNRVDKCPLLDVKSFKKKARGFYDYRFDQNDSICAVRWNDNNVVTLLSNEFGVQPIQKAKRYSAAVKRRIEIDQPNVVAQYNRFMGGVDRLDANIGVYRIAIRGKKWYTSLLTWLIDVTVNNSALMARSHGANIDTLEFRRSIARTLLLKYGTARVHPGVPLKVTSNVPLSVRRHAANHMIMVSQTRRRCAFCKNKTVKMCRSCGVNLHDKCFEKFHA, translated from the coding sequence ATGTATTTTGGTCGTCACGGATGCAAGCAGCATATACACGGCAAACCAATACGATTTGGTTTCAAGGCATGGGTGGCAGCTACACGTCTGGGTTACTGCATACAAGCAGACCTCTATGAAGGACGATCTGAAGTACGCGAAACTGGACTTGGCGAGCACGTAGTCACAAAACTAACACAGGCTGTGCAGAATGTATACCCTGACTGTGCGTTTTCGGTATTTTGCGATAACTTTTTCACGTCGCCCTCGCTGCTGAGTAGCCTACAAACTAAGAATGTGAAAATCACTGGAACCGTTCGGCAGAATAGAGTGGACAAATGTCCACTTCTGGATGTCAAATCATTCAAAAAAAAAGCCAGAGGGTTTTACGATTATCGATTTGATCAGAATGACAGCATTTGTGCCGTGCGCTGGAACGATAATAATGTGGTGACGCTGTTATCAAATGAGTTTGGCGTCCAGCCTATTCAAAAAGCGAAGAGATATTCAGCAGCTGTAAAAAGAAGAATAGAAATTGATCAGCCAAATGTGGTCGCCCAATACAACAGATTTATGGGCGGAGTGGATAGGTTAGACGCCAACATTGGTGTGTATCGCATTGCCATAAGAGGGAAAAAATGGTATACGTCTCTACTGACGTGGCTAATTGACGTAACAGTCAATAACTCCGCTTTGATGGCCAGATCACACGGAGCCAACATCGATACGCTGGAGTTTAGACGCTCGATTGCAAGAACATTGCTATTGAAGTATGGGACTGCGAGAGTTCATCCTGGAGTCCCTTTGAAAGTGACATCGAACGTGCCGTTATCCGTGCGTAGACATGCAGCTAACCATATGATCATGGTTTCGCAGACCCGAAGAAGATGTGCATTctgcaaaaataaaactgtaaaaatgtGCCGATCGTGTGGAGTCAATCTCCATGACAAGTGCTTTGAGAAATTCCATGCCTAA
- the LOC113506045 gene encoding uncharacterized protein LOC113506045 has translation MSLKRFISRRGKPTEIFSDNGTNFVAAGKEIGSFIKQNHEPLVDFASQQSINFKFIPAYTPHFGGIWEAGVKPAKHLLRRVLGECHLTFEELSTLFAQVEAILNSRPLCPLSSSPNDLLSLFPGHFIISRPLIALPTPNLEDVKEGQLRRYMRLEKLRQHFWRRWQKEYLSELQQRTKWRTNTSKLDVGDMVLLADDNAPPLTWKLGRVLRLIPGPDGISRVADVLTTKGCVRRAFVRLCKLPSAEDING, from the coding sequence ATGTCATTAAAACGATTTATATCTCGTCGTGGCAAGCCAACTGAAATATTTAGTGACAATGGTACTAATTTTGTAGCTGCCGGGAAAGAAATAGGCTCGTTCATCAAACAGAATCATGAACCTTTAGTTGACTTTGCAAGTCAGcaatctataaattttaaattcattccgGCTTACACTCCTCATTTTGGTGGCATATGGGAAGCCGGGGTTAAGCCGGCAAAACATTTGTTACGACGAGTTTTAGGCGAATGTCACTTGACGTTCGAGGAACTGTCTACTTTATTCGCACAAGTGGAGGCGATTCTCAATAGCCGTCCCTTGTGTCCCCTCTCATCCAGTCCTAACGACCTCCTTTCCCTCTTCCCAGGACATTTCATCATTAGCCGACCGCTGATCGCTCTGCCAACACCAAACCTGGAAGACGTGAAGGAAGGCCAATTGCGACGCTATATGCGCCTTGAGAAGCTGAGGCAACATTTCTGGAGAAGGTGGCAGAAGGAATACCTCTCTGAATTACAACAAAGGACAAAATGGCGGACAAACACGTCAAAGCTGGACGTGGGAGATATGGTGCTGCTAGCTGATGACAATGCGCCCCCTCTCACTTGGAAACTCGGCCGCGTACTTCGTCTCATACCCGGACCTGACGGGATATCCAGAGTGGCAGACGTCCTCACCACCAAGGGCTGCGTGCGACGCGCCTTTGTGCGCCTCTGCAAACTTCCCTCAGCTGAAGACATAAACGGTTGA